A stretch of DNA from Halobaculum sp. XH14:
AGCATCGTGCCGACCATCCCCGCCGCGGCGAAGGAGAGCCACGAGACGGGGGTGAGTCCGTAGTCGGGGTAGTAGAGGACCGCGACCGAGGGCAGGAGGACGAGCACGTTCACCGCGATGACGACGACGACCGCGTCGGTCGCCCGGCCCTCGTCGGTCCCCTTCCGGACGAAGAGGTTCTGGGCGGCGATGCCGAGCGCCGCCACGAGCGAGACGAGCACGGCGACGAGCGTCGTTACGTCTACCATCGGATGTGTGCGTGAGGTTCGGGTTGTTCCGGTCCGGACATGAGCGGTTCGATTCCGGTGATTTGGCTGCTATGGGTGCATCGCGTTCGGTGGAGTCCCGGGTGTCGTGACGACCGGCTCGAAAGCCCCCGACTGGCTACGCTCCCGCGGCACGCTCTGTGCTCCTCGCGCTCCCTCCGGTCGCGCTGTGGTGCTTGAGGCGCCGGGGTTCGCGTAGCCAGCCGACCCTTTCAGTCCCACCCACCGCACCTCGCCCTCCCCAGCCTCCTGCGCTCCTCGCCTTCGGCTGCGGTGCTCGTCCCTCGCACGAGCGGCCGCGCGCCACGTAGCCCGTCCAGCCGAGTGCGGTCGGCGCGCGTGTCGGCGAGCCCCGCAGGGGCGAGCAGACGCGCGCGAGGGGTGAGCGAGGAGCGGAGCGACGAGCGAATCGGCTGGGGAGGCGTGTGGCTGTGCGGTGCGGTCGTGGTGGGTGGGACTGAAAGGGGCCGGCGCTCTCGGGGACGGCGGACGACGCAAGCACCACAGCGCGAGCGGAGCGAGCGCGAGGAGCGCAGCGAGGCCCCCGACCCGAGAGCGCCGGGGGCTTTCGAGGCGTGCGTCACAATGACCGAACCAACTCTCGCGGTCGCCACGAAACATCCCACGCGATACATTCCAACAAGTAACGGAATGTCGACCCAGAATCACTCCCCGTGCGGAACCGAGAGCACCACGGCCTCCCCGGACACGACCCGCTCGTCGTCGACGAACGCGACCGTCTCCACGCGAACCCGGTCGCCGCCGACGTGTTCGACCACCTCCACCTCGGCCCGGACCGTCGCCCCCGGCCGGACCGGGTTCTCGAACGAGAGGTCCTGCGAGAGGTAGATGATGTCGCCCGGGAGCGTCGCCAGCGCGGCGCTCACCACCCCGGCCGAAAACATCCCGTGGGCGATACGGCCGCCGAACGTCGTCTCCCCGGCGTACGCCTCGTCCAGATGAATGGGGTTGTGGTCGCCCGTGAGGTCGGCGTAGGCGTCGATGTCGGCGGCGGTGACCGCGCGCTCGGCGCTCGCCGCGTCGCCGACTGCTGCGATGGGCATACTCCCTCCTCCGCCCCGGCGGCGAAAAACGACCGGGTTAACATGTGAAGTGCGCCCTTGAAGGCGGAGCGTCGTGACCACCCGGCCATGCCGAGAGCGGACAACGACGGCGTGGCGCTCGTCTACGAGGAGCGGGGGCGCGAGGCCGCCGACGCGGGGACCGTCGTCCTCTGTGAGGGGCTGGGCTACGGCCGGTGGATGTGGAACTGGCAGGCCGAGGCGCTCGCGGACGACTACCACCTCCTCCTCTGGGACAACCGCGGCACCGGGGAGTCCGACGAGCCAGAGGGACCCTACTCCATCCCCGAGATGGCGGCCGACCTGGAGGCCGTCCTCGCCGACGCCGGCGTCGACGAGGCGCACGTCGTCGGCGCGAGCATGGGCGGGATGGTCGCCCAGCGCTACGCGCTCGAGTACGACCGGGCCGCCTCGCTCGCCCTGCTCTGCACCTCGCCGGGCGGTCCCGACGCCCACCCGACGCCCGAGTCCACGATGGCACGGATGCTGTCGGTGCCCGAGGACGCCGACGAGCGCGAGACCATCCGCTACCGAATGGCCCCCGCGATGACCGACGAGTTCGTCGAGTCCAACGACGCGCTGGTCTCGGACGTCGTCGACTGGCGGCTGGCCTCGGACGCGTCCGAGGCTGCCCGCGAGGCGCAGGTCGCCGCCGTGGCCGCCTTCGACGCGAGCGACGAACTCGGCGAGGTGGACGTCCCGGTCCTGCTCGCACACGGCACCGCGGACGAGGTGGTTCCGGTCGAGAACACGGAATTGCTCGCCGAGCGGCTCCCCCACGCGACCGTCGAGTACGTCGAGGACGGCCCGCACCTGTTCTTCATCGAGGACGCGGCGCGCGTGAACGACATGCTCTCGACGTTCCTCGCCGATGCGTGAGTTCGCGCCGGCCCCGCCGGCGAACGAGTGGGTGGGCGACTGGAGCGCCCGCCGCGCCCGCCTCTCGCCCGAGAAAGTGGGGCTCGTGGACGCGACGAGCGGCGCGGAGTTCACCTACGCCGAACTGGACGAGCGCGCGAACCGGACCGCCCGCCTGCTCCGCGAACGCAGCGTCGACAGGGGCGACCGGGTCGCGGTCGTCTCGCGCAACCGGCCCGAACTCGTCGACCTGTTCTTCGCGACCGGGAAGCTCGGCGCGGTGCTCGCGCCGCTCTCCCACCGGCTCGCGCCGCCCGAACTCGCCGAACTGCTCGACGCCGTCGACGCCGCGCTGCTCGTCGTGGAGGACGAGTTCGCCGACCTCGTGGGCGACGGAGCGGGCGACTCCGGCGGCGAACCGGCGGCCGAGCTCGCGGCCGGTGACGCCGGCACGCTCCCCGACGGGCTGGTCGTCGGCGACGACGCGGAATCGGTCGCGGGGGCCGCGGCCGACCTCGCGGGCGAGGCGGCCGACGACGTGGACGGCTGGGCCGACGCGCTCCCGGCCGACGGCTCCCCGGTCGAGCGCCCCGACGTGGCGATGGACGACCCGCACCTGTTCCTCCACACCGGCGGCTCGACCGGCGTCCCGAAGGAGACGATCATCCCCCACCGCGCGGTGCTGTGGAACTCGTTCAACACCATCACCGCGTGGGGGCTCCGGCCCGAGGACGCCACGCCGATGACGTTCCCGATGTTCCACACCGGCGGCTGGAACGTGATCACCGTCCCGCTGTTCCACCTCGGGGGCACCGTCGTCATCGCCCGCGACTTCGACGCCGGCGAGGTGCTCGGCATCGTGGACGAACGCGACGCGAGCGTCCTCGTCGCCGTCCCGGCGGTGCTGCGGATGATGGCCGACCACGGCGACTGGCCCGACACGGACCTCTCGTCGCTCCGGGTGGCCAAGTCCGGCGGCGGCCCCTGCCGGGGGTCGGTCATCGACGCCTGGCGCGAGCGCGGCGTCGACCTCTCGCAGGGGTACGGGCTGACCGAGTGCGGCCCGAACAACTTCTCCATGCCCGACGGCTGGGACCGCGAGAAGACGGACGCGGTCGGCGTGCCCGCGATGCACGTCGACGCCCGCGTCGTCGACGGCGACGGCGACCCGCTCCCGGACGGCGAGGTCGGCGAACTCGAACTCTCCGGCCCGCACGCGGCCGACGGCTACTGGCGGAACCCGGCCGAGAGCGGGGCGACGTTCGGCGCCCGGAGCGACGGCGCCACGGATGGCGATGACGGGTCGGCCGACGCCGGGGGCGACGCGGCCGGGTGGGTGTCGACGGGCGACCTCGCCCGCGTCGACGCCGACGGCTACTACCACATCGAGGGCCGGGAGAAGAACATGTTCGTCAGCGGCGGCGAGAACGTCTACCCGCCCGAGGTTGAGGACGTCCTCGCCGACCACCCGGCCGTCGACGACGTGGTCGTCGTCGGCGTCCCCAACGAGGAGTGGGGGACGGTCGGCCTCGCGGTCGTCGAGGGCGACGAGTCGCTGACGCTCGCGGCGCTCCGCGAGTTCTGTGACGGCCGGCTGGCGCGGTTCAAACACCCCCGCGACCTGGCGTTCGTCGGGGGACTCCCCACGTCCGGCCCGTCGAAGATCGATCGCGTGGCGGTGCGGGAACGCTTCGGCGACGGCTAGACTGGTCGGCGACGCCACGGGCTCACGCCCGCGCCGTCGACGCCGTCGAGCGGTGATTGGCCGCGGACGGGAGAGACGCCGCGGGCAGTCGAGACGCACGGGGCGACCGAGACGTCCCGGGAGGGACGGCCTACGGGTCCCGACGTGACTCCTCGATCCCGGTCAGCGCACGGAACGCGAACATCAGTCCCGGGCCGATCTCGGCGCGGATGGGCGGGAGCGACGGCGAGTCGTCGGAGCTGATCGAGTGTCCGGTCTCCCTGGCGTGGTCGATGGCGCGCTCGGAGGAGTCGGTTCCCGTCCGGTCGGCCGAATCGCGGCTCGACCACTCGCAGTCGAGACAGTACTTCATTCGGACGCGGCGTCGTTGCGGGCGTCTTCGAGCGGGTCGATGGCCTCCGGTAACGACGCACGGTCCGTCCGGTTCGGGTCCGTCGGGCCTGCGGGCTCGCGGACGGTCGTCGCGGACGGCGGCGTGCCGTCCGCCTGGGGGGTCTGGCCGGAACGGTCCACATCACGCGTTCCGCGCGCTATCGGTTAAGGGCGGGGAAAAATCTCTCGGCGCAGCCGCTGAACGGAAGGCCGAATCCGTGCGGAGTCGTCGAGTCGTGGCTCGAACCGGCAGTCACCCCGTTCGAGCGGGCGGGCGGGAGCGAGTCACGCGGTCTCGGCCTCGGTCACCCCTCGAACCGTCCTCAGGACGGAGACCGCGCGGTCGAACACGGGACCGGTCCGGACGCTGTCGTCCGCCGGGTCGTGTTCCACGACCGCCGCGTCGGCCAGTTTGGGGAGGTGGTTGTGGTGGATCCGGATCCTGACCGAGTGGAGTTGTTCGGTCGAGAGCTCCCGAATCGGGGTCTCGTGGAGCCGCTTGGCCACGTGTTCGACCAGCGTCGAGACCGGGAGGGCCCGGTCGACTTCGTCGAGCACTTCGAGGAGGTGCCGCCGCTGGGCGGTGTCGAGCAGCCGGTGCAGGTCGTCGACCTGACGTGGCCCTTCGACCATACCGTATCGAGCCGGCCCGGCCGGAGGAACCCTCGCCCTGAAATTTCAGTCGTTTATCCCGGAGACCGGCGTGTCCTCCGAGGGCGGGGCGATCGTGAGCGCGTTGGCGATCCAGGTCTGGTTGGCCCGTCGCAGCCGCCCCGACAGCGACTGGGCCGAGATGCCCAGCTCGTCCGCCACCTCCGTCAGCGTCGCCTCGCGGGGCGTCTCGAAGTAGCCCGCCTCCCAGGCGGTGACGAGCGCGTCGTGCTGCTTCTGGGTCAGCCCGTACTTGACGCCGCTCTGCGGGTTCGAGATGTCGTAGAGCCGGCGGAGTTCGAACGAGATCTCGTTCGCCTGGCAGTACTCGCGGAAGTCGGTGAGCCGTTCGTGGCTGTCGAAGCGGATGCGGAGCTCCCACTGGTCGTTCTCGCCTTTCGCCTCGAGGATGGTCGCGCCGACGTTCGTGTAGGCGTACGCGATCGCCTCCGTGTTCTCGGTCCACTCGGCCCGGTAGAGCGCGGACTCGTCGAACTCGTCGAGCTTCCGGAGGCGCTGGACCGACGGGTCCTCCGCGACCGCCGCCTCGAACGCGTCGAACTCCGTGACCGAGACCCAGAAGTACGGGGTGAGCAGTTCGCGGCTCGCGACGACG
This window harbors:
- a CDS encoding DUF7344 domain-containing protein — its product is MVEGPRQVDDLHRLLDTAQRRHLLEVLDEVDRALPVSTLVEHVAKRLHETPIRELSTEQLHSVRIRIHHNHLPKLADAAVVEHDPADDSVRTGPVFDRAVSVLRTVRGVTEAETA
- a CDS encoding alpha/beta fold hydrolase, translated to MPRADNDGVALVYEERGREAADAGTVVLCEGLGYGRWMWNWQAEALADDYHLLLWDNRGTGESDEPEGPYSIPEMAADLEAVLADAGVDEAHVVGASMGGMVAQRYALEYDRAASLALLCTSPGGPDAHPTPESTMARMLSVPEDADERETIRYRMAPAMTDEFVESNDALVSDVVDWRLASDASEAAREAQVAAVAAFDASDELGEVDVPVLLAHGTADEVVPVENTELLAERLPHATVEYVEDGPHLFFIEDAARVNDMLSTFLADA
- a CDS encoding helix-turn-helix domain-containing protein; amino-acid sequence: MTLFGEFLVPSDAFALNRTLQSVPDAVIDIERVVASRELLTPYFWVSVTEFDAFEAAVAEDPSVQRLRKLDEFDESALYRAEWTENTEAIAYAYTNVGATILEAKGENDQWELRIRFDSHERLTDFREYCQANEISFELRRLYDISNPQSGVKYGLTQKQHDALVTAWEAGYFETPREATLTEVADELGISAQSLSGRLRRANQTWIANALTIAPPSEDTPVSGIND
- a CDS encoding AMP-binding protein, coding for MREFAPAPPANEWVGDWSARRARLSPEKVGLVDATSGAEFTYAELDERANRTARLLRERSVDRGDRVAVVSRNRPELVDLFFATGKLGAVLAPLSHRLAPPELAELLDAVDAALLVVEDEFADLVGDGAGDSGGEPAAELAAGDAGTLPDGLVVGDDAESVAGAAADLAGEAADDVDGWADALPADGSPVERPDVAMDDPHLFLHTGGSTGVPKETIIPHRAVLWNSFNTITAWGLRPEDATPMTFPMFHTGGWNVITVPLFHLGGTVVIARDFDAGEVLGIVDERDASVLVAVPAVLRMMADHGDWPDTDLSSLRVAKSGGGPCRGSVIDAWRERGVDLSQGYGLTECGPNNFSMPDGWDREKTDAVGVPAMHVDARVVDGDGDPLPDGEVGELELSGPHAADGYWRNPAESGATFGARSDGATDGDDGSADAGGDAAGWVSTGDLARVDADGYYHIEGREKNMFVSGGENVYPPEVEDVLADHPAVDDVVVVGVPNEEWGTVGLAVVEGDESLTLAALREFCDGRLARFKHPRDLAFVGGLPTSGPSKIDRVAVRERFGDG
- a CDS encoding MaoC family dehydratase — protein: MPIAAVGDAASAERAVTAADIDAYADLTGDHNPIHLDEAYAGETTFGGRIAHGMFSAGVVSAALATLPGDIIYLSQDLSFENPVRPGATVRAEVEVVEHVGGDRVRVETVAFVDDERVVSGEAVVLSVPHGE